Proteins encoded by one window of Serratia nevei:
- a CDS encoding cupin domain-containing protein — translation MLSRRDILKVSAVSAAAAGMIGGIAKNAAADDHRNIVPPSSYQPPANAQHLYKYKFTDSKKRSLPSGWAREATVEQFPISEGVAGVDMTLEPGGVRELHWHAIAAEWAFMLEGHARITILDPEGKCEVADFGPGDVWYFPKGYGHSIQALADGAHFILAFDNGHFSEFGTFSITDWVAHMPKEVLEKSVDMPAAVFSKAKQGEAYIVGGAVPPALPLPKNDGGLNNAPLTHRYELMKQKPFFENDAGSVHLVSSKEFPISTTMTGIIEIVKPGAIRELHWHPNANEWQYYIAGKGRMTVFSSHGHAQTEEYAPSDVGYVPQGFGHYIENIGDEDLKVLIVMDNGIYQDISLSDWLAKTPAYLLADNFNNQAEDWQDRPKDKRVMSRRSR, via the coding sequence ATGCTATCGCGTCGTGATATATTGAAAGTGTCCGCCGTCAGCGCGGCCGCCGCCGGCATGATCGGCGGCATCGCTAAAAATGCCGCTGCCGACGACCACCGCAATATCGTGCCCCCCAGCAGCTACCAGCCGCCTGCTAATGCGCAGCATCTCTATAAGTACAAATTCACCGACAGCAAGAAACGCAGCCTGCCCAGCGGCTGGGCGCGCGAGGCCACCGTCGAGCAGTTTCCAATCTCCGAAGGCGTGGCTGGCGTCGACATGACGCTGGAGCCGGGCGGCGTGCGCGAGCTGCACTGGCACGCCATCGCCGCCGAATGGGCGTTTATGCTGGAAGGCCATGCGCGCATCACCATCCTCGATCCCGAGGGCAAATGCGAAGTGGCGGATTTCGGGCCCGGCGACGTGTGGTATTTCCCGAAAGGCTACGGCCATTCCATTCAGGCGCTGGCGGACGGCGCGCATTTTATTCTGGCGTTCGATAACGGCCATTTCTCCGAATTCGGCACCTTCAGCATCACCGACTGGGTGGCGCATATGCCGAAAGAGGTATTGGAAAAAAGCGTCGACATGCCGGCGGCGGTATTTTCCAAGGCCAAACAGGGTGAGGCCTATATTGTTGGCGGCGCCGTTCCGCCCGCCCTGCCATTGCCGAAAAACGACGGCGGATTAAATAACGCCCCGCTGACCCACCGCTATGAATTAATGAAGCAAAAGCCGTTCTTTGAAAATGACGCCGGCAGCGTGCATTTGGTGTCATCGAAAGAATTTCCCATTTCCACCACCATGACCGGCATCATCGAGATCGTGAAACCCGGCGCGATCCGGGAATTGCACTGGCACCCCAATGCCAACGAATGGCAATACTATATTGCCGGCAAAGGCCGCATGACGGTGTTCAGCTCGCACGGCCACGCACAGACGGAAGAGTACGCCCCTTCAGACGTCGGTTACGTGCCGCAGGGCTTCGGCCATTACATCGAGAACATCGGCGATGAGGATTTGAAGGTGCTGATCGTGATGGACAATGGCATTTATCAGGATATTTCGTTGTCCGACTGGCTGGCGAA
- the hsdR gene encoding EcoAI/FtnUII family type I restriction enzme subunit R, producing MAGVNKTHLTETDIITKFILPAVKEAGWDVMSQIRQEVKLRDGKIVVRGKLASRIKVKSADIVLYHKPNLPLAVIEAKANQHAIGKGMQQGLNYAGLLDVPFVFASNGDGFIFHDKTNPQQLESEIALSDFPTPEQLWQKYCVWKGFTQEQLPVISQDYYDDGSGKSPRYYQMQAVNRTVDAVSAGKNRVLLVMATGTGKTYTAFQIIWRLWKAKNKKRILFLADRNILVDQTKNNDFQPFGNAMTKITGRTIDPAYEVHLALYQAITGPEAYQKAYKQVAPDFFDLIVIDECHRGSASEDSAWREVLEYFGSATQIGLTATPKETEDVSNIDYFGDPVYTYSLKEGIEDGFLAPYKVVRVDIDVDVQGWRPLKGQLDKYGAEIEDRIYNLKDFDRTLVIEERTMLVAQTITDYLKRTNPMDKTIVFCNDIDHADRMRHALVVLNPEQVLKNEKYVMKITGDDDAGKAQLDNFINPKKAYPVIATTSELMTTGVDAQTCKLVVLDQNIQSMTKFKQIIGRGTRINEKYGKLWFTILDFKKATELFADERFDGVPEKVLIVKPDDISDAGSDFNERLDAEENAEETCGAAHEEPAEYQTNPDKSAGNGEFHPNDDDKTRKFYVNGVTVSVLAKRVQYYDADGKLVTESFQDYTRKTLLKDGEFASLDGFVRKWQAAPRKQAIIEELEQLGILWDVLAEEVGKDLDPFDLLCHVVYGQPPLTRQERAANVRKRDYFTKYAEPAQQVLSTLLDKYADEGVQEIEDVQVLKLKPFDTLGRPLEIIKTRFGDKQAYEQAVNELENEIYRLPPRFA from the coding sequence ATGGCTGGCGTAAACAAAACACATCTGACCGAAACGGACATCATCACCAAATTTATTCTGCCTGCGGTCAAGGAAGCCGGTTGGGATGTGATGTCACAGATTCGGCAGGAAGTGAAACTCCGGGATGGTAAGATCGTAGTGCGCGGAAAACTGGCTTCCCGTATCAAAGTCAAATCCGCCGATATCGTTCTCTACCACAAGCCAAACTTGCCATTGGCGGTGATCGAGGCAAAAGCCAATCAGCACGCCATCGGCAAAGGGATGCAACAGGGGCTAAATTACGCCGGTCTGCTTGACGTTCCCTTTGTGTTTGCTTCCAACGGCGACGGTTTTATCTTCCATGACAAAACCAATCCGCAGCAGTTGGAGTCCGAAATTGCACTTAGCGATTTTCCGACGCCTGAACAGCTATGGCAGAAGTACTGTGTCTGGAAAGGGTTCACGCAGGAGCAATTGCCGGTCATCAGCCAGGATTATTACGATGACGGCAGTGGCAAGTCCCCCCGTTACTATCAGATGCAGGCGGTCAACCGAACGGTCGATGCCGTATCGGCAGGGAAAAACCGCGTTTTGTTGGTGATGGCGACCGGTACGGGCAAAACCTATACCGCGTTTCAGATCATCTGGCGGTTGTGGAAAGCGAAAAACAAAAAACGCATTCTGTTCCTGGCGGATCGCAACATTCTTGTCGATCAGACCAAAAATAACGATTTCCAGCCGTTTGGCAACGCCATGACCAAAATTACCGGGCGTACCATCGATCCGGCCTATGAGGTTCATCTGGCATTGTACCAGGCGATAACCGGCCCCGAAGCGTATCAAAAAGCCTACAAACAGGTGGCGCCCGACTTCTTCGATCTGATCGTGATCGACGAATGCCACCGTGGCAGCGCCTCCGAAGACTCCGCTTGGCGTGAAGTTCTGGAGTATTTCGGCAGCGCCACCCAGATTGGCCTGACGGCGACGCCGAAAGAAACCGAAGACGTCTCCAACATCGACTACTTCGGTGATCCGGTATACACCTACTCGCTGAAAGAGGGCATTGAAGATGGCTTCCTCGCGCCGTACAAAGTGGTGCGTGTGGATATCGACGTTGATGTCCAGGGCTGGCGGCCGCTTAAAGGACAGTTGGATAAATACGGCGCAGAAATTGAAGATCGTATTTATAACCTGAAAGATTTTGACCGCACGTTGGTGATTGAAGAGCGCACCATGCTGGTGGCGCAGACCATCACCGATTACCTCAAGCGCACCAACCCGATGGATAAAACCATCGTCTTCTGCAACGACATCGATCATGCCGATCGCATGCGCCACGCGTTGGTGGTGCTGAATCCGGAACAGGTCCTGAAGAACGAAAAGTATGTGATGAAAATCACCGGCGATGATGACGCAGGCAAGGCGCAGCTGGATAACTTTATCAATCCTAAGAAAGCCTACCCGGTTATCGCGACGACCTCGGAGTTGATGACTACCGGCGTGGATGCCCAAACTTGTAAATTGGTCGTGCTGGATCAGAACATCCAGTCGATGACCAAGTTCAAACAGATCATCGGGCGCGGCACGCGCATTAACGAAAAGTACGGCAAACTGTGGTTCACCATTCTCGATTTCAAAAAAGCGACCGAGCTGTTTGCGGATGAGCGCTTTGACGGCGTGCCGGAAAAAGTGCTGATTGTGAAGCCTGACGATATTTCAGACGCGGGGTCTGATTTTAATGAACGGTTGGATGCTGAAGAGAACGCAGAAGAGACCTGCGGCGCTGCGCATGAAGAACCGGCGGAATACCAGACCAACCCGGATAAATCGGCGGGGAACGGTGAATTCCATCCGAATGACGACGACAAAACCCGTAAATTCTATGTCAATGGCGTGACCGTCAGCGTGCTGGCCAAACGCGTTCAGTATTACGATGCCGATGGCAAACTGGTCACTGAATCTTTCCAGGATTACACCCGTAAAACCTTGCTCAAAGACGGTGAGTTCGCCTCGCTTGATGGCTTTGTGCGTAAATGGCAGGCGGCGCCGCGCAAACAGGCCATTATCGAAGAGCTGGAACAATTGGGTATCCTGTGGGATGTGCTGGCCGAAGAGGTGGGGAAAGATCTCGACCCGTTTGATTTGCTCTGCCATGTGGTGTACGGTCAGCCGCCGTTAACGCGCCAGGAGCGTGCCGCCAACGTGCGTAAGCGTGATTATTTCACCAAATACGCCGAGCCGGCGCAGCAGGTGCTCAGCACGCTGCTGGATAAATATGCCGATGAAGGGGTCCAGGAAATCGAAGACGTTCAGGTCTTGAAACTGAAGCCGTTCGATACGCTGGGGCGCCCGCTGGAAATCATCAAAACCCGCTTCGGTGACAAGCAGGCTTACGAACAGGCGGTTAACGAACTGGAAAACGAAATCTATCGGTTACCGCCGCGTTTCGCCTGA
- a CDS encoding N-6 DNA methylase, producing the protein MSISSVIKSLQDIMRKDAGVDGDAQRLGQLSWLLFLKIFDTQEEELELEQDDYQFPIPQRYLWRSWAANSEGITGEALLEFINDDLFPTLKNLTAPIDKNPRGFVVKQAFSDAYNYMKNGTLLRQVINKLNEIDFSSSQERHLFGDIYEQILRDLQSAGNAGEFYTPRAVTRFMVNRIDPKLGESIMDPACGTGGFLACAFDHVKEHYVKTTEDHKTLQKQIHGVEKKQLPHLLCTTNMLLHGIEVPVQIRHDNTLNKPLSSWDEQIDVIVTNPPFGGTEEDGIEKNFPAEMQTRETADLFLQLIIEVLADKGRAAVVLPDGTLFGEGVKTKIKKLLTEECNLHTIVRLPNGVFNPYTGIKTNILFFTKGQPTKQVWFYEHPYPDGVKNYSKTKPMKFEEFQAEIDWWGNEADGFAGREENNQAWQVSIDDIIARNFNLDIKNPYQGETVSHDPDELLAQYQKQQAEISDLRNQLRDILGAALASNKGAN; encoded by the coding sequence ATGTCGATTAGCTCAGTGATTAAATCCCTTCAGGACATTATGCGCAAAGACGCCGGCGTAGATGGCGACGCGCAGCGCCTTGGCCAGCTTTCGTGGCTACTGTTTCTGAAAATTTTCGATACTCAGGAAGAAGAGCTGGAATTGGAGCAGGATGATTACCAGTTCCCGATCCCGCAGCGCTATTTATGGCGCAGCTGGGCGGCGAACAGCGAAGGGATCACCGGGGAGGCGCTGCTGGAGTTCATCAACGACGATCTGTTCCCGACGTTGAAAAACCTCACCGCGCCTATCGACAAAAATCCGCGCGGTTTTGTGGTCAAACAGGCGTTCAGCGATGCCTATAACTACATGAAGAACGGCACGTTGCTGCGCCAGGTGATCAACAAGCTCAACGAAATCGATTTCAGCAGCAGCCAGGAACGCCATCTGTTCGGCGATATCTACGAACAGATCCTGCGTGACTTGCAAAGTGCCGGTAATGCGGGCGAGTTCTATACCCCGCGTGCCGTGACGCGCTTTATGGTCAACCGTATTGACCCGAAACTGGGCGAGTCGATCATGGATCCGGCCTGCGGCACCGGCGGCTTCCTTGCCTGCGCGTTCGACCATGTGAAAGAGCATTACGTCAAAACGACCGAAGACCACAAAACGCTGCAAAAACAGATTCACGGCGTAGAGAAGAAACAGCTGCCGCACCTGCTGTGCACCACCAATATGTTGTTGCACGGCATTGAGGTGCCGGTACAAATTCGCCACGACAACACACTCAACAAACCGCTGTCCTCCTGGGATGAGCAGATTGACGTGATCGTCACCAACCCGCCGTTTGGCGGCACCGAAGAAGACGGCATCGAGAAGAACTTCCCGGCCGAGATGCAAACCCGTGAAACGGCGGATCTGTTCCTGCAGCTGATTATCGAAGTGCTGGCCGATAAAGGCCGTGCGGCGGTGGTATTGCCGGACGGTACGCTGTTTGGCGAAGGCGTAAAAACCAAAATCAAAAAGCTGCTTACCGAAGAGTGCAACCTGCACACCATCGTGCGTTTGCCGAACGGCGTGTTTAACCCGTATACCGGCATCAAAACCAATATTCTGTTCTTCACCAAAGGTCAACCGACTAAACAGGTGTGGTTCTACGAGCATCCGTACCCGGACGGTGTGAAGAACTACAGCAAAACCAAACCGATGAAGTTCGAAGAGTTCCAGGCCGAAATCGACTGGTGGGGCAACGAAGCGGACGGTTTTGCCGGCCGTGAGGAAAACAATCAGGCGTGGCAAGTCAGCATCGACGACATCATCGCCCGCAACTTCAACCTCGATATCAAAAATCCGTACCAGGGTGAAACCGTCAGCCACGATCCGGATGAACTGCTGGCGCAGTACCAGAAGCAGCAAGCGGAAATCAGCGATCTGCGCAACCAGCTGCGCGATATCCTCGGCGCTGCGCTGGCCAGCAATAAAGGGGCGAACTGA
- a CDS encoding restriction endonuclease subunit S translates to MSVEKLITDHIDIWSSALQTRSTAGRGSNGKIDLYGIKKLRELILELAVRGKLVPQDPNDEPASELLKRIAAEKAELVKQGKIKKQKPLPEISEDEKPFELPKGWAWIRLGDATINRDSERIPLSSDERSNRQGIYDYYGASGVIDNIDDFLFDETLLLIGEDGANLINRTTSIAFMAHGKYWVNNHAHVLDGICVSFLEYVCLYINSINLEQYITGTAQPKMNQAKMNTILLGLAPKREQSRILSKVNILMSLCDQLEQHSLTTLDAHQQLVETLLATLTDSQNAEVLVENWARISQHFDTLFTTEASIDALKQTILQLAVMGKLVPQDPNDEPASELLKRIGQEKAQLVKEGKIKKQKPLPLINDDEKPFELPEGWTWVTLSHLGIFSGGKTPSKMRDEYWGGDIPWVTPKDMKTWLVTNSEDFVTSLAIESGLSKFSPGCLLFVARSGILRRTFPVAITAIECTVNQDLKVLKPFVLNTNSYILLMMRGFEKYILENLTKVGTTVESLLFDEFSSHPFMLPPLEEQLRICDKVNEILNVCDTLKYNLHSAQQTQLHLADALTDAALN, encoded by the coding sequence ATGAGCGTTGAGAAACTGATTACCGATCATATCGATATCTGGTCCTCGGCCCTGCAAACTCGCTCCACCGCCGGGCGCGGCAGCAACGGTAAAATCGACCTCTATGGCATTAAGAAACTGCGTGAGCTGATTCTGGAACTGGCGGTGCGCGGCAAACTGGTGCCGCAGGATCCGAATGATGAACCGGCGTCTGAGTTGTTGAAGCGTATTGCGGCTGAAAAAGCGGAGCTGGTAAAGCAGGGGAAAATTAAAAAGCAGAAGCCGCTGCCGGAAATTAGTGAGGATGAGAAGCCGTTTGAGTTGCCGAAGGGGTGGGCATGGATCAGATTAGGTGATGCGACAATTAACCGTGATTCTGAAAGGATTCCACTTTCATCTGATGAACGCTCCAATCGACAAGGGATATATGACTATTATGGTGCGTCAGGAGTTATTGACAATATTGATGACTTCCTGTTCGATGAAACACTCCTTCTTATTGGTGAGGATGGAGCTAATTTGATAAACAGAACAACATCAATAGCTTTCATGGCTCACGGTAAATATTGGGTGAATAATCATGCGCATGTATTAGATGGTATTTGCGTGAGTTTTCTTGAATATGTCTGCTTGTATATCAACTCTATTAATCTTGAGCAATATATTACGGGGACGGCCCAGCCTAAAATGAATCAAGCAAAAATGAATACTATTTTGCTTGGATTAGCACCAAAAAGAGAACAGTCTCGAATACTATCAAAAGTTAACATACTTATGTCCCTCTGCGATCAACTGGAACAGCACTCGCTAACCACTCTGGATGCCCATCAGCAACTGGTGGAAACCCTGCTGGCAACGCTGACCGACAGCCAAAATGCCGAAGTACTCGTCGAAAATTGGGCGCGAATCAGCCAACATTTCGATACGTTGTTTACCACCGAAGCGAGCATCGACGCACTTAAGCAAACCATTCTGCAACTGGCAGTGATGGGTAAATTGGTACCGCAGGATCCTAACGACGAACCGGCTTCTGAACTGCTTAAGCGTATTGGGCAGGAAAAAGCGCAGCTGGTGAAAGAAGGCAAAATTAAAAAGCAAAAGCCGTTGCCACTAATTAATGATGATGAGAAACCGTTTGAGTTGCCGGAAGGTTGGACGTGGGTAACGCTATCACATCTGGGGATTTTCTCTGGTGGTAAAACCCCTAGCAAGATGAGAGATGAGTATTGGGGCGGAGATATTCCCTGGGTGACACCAAAGGATATGAAAACGTGGCTAGTAACGAACTCAGAGGATTTCGTTACTAGCTTGGCAATTGAAAGTGGGTTAAGTAAATTCTCTCCAGGATGTTTGTTGTTTGTTGCAAGGAGTGGAATCCTGAGAAGAACATTTCCTGTTGCAATAACAGCTATTGAATGCACTGTTAATCAAGATTTAAAAGTTTTGAAACCTTTCGTTTTAAACACTAATAGCTATATTCTTTTGATGATGCGTGGTTTTGAAAAATATATACTTGAGAACCTTACCAAGGTAGGAACAACTGTTGAAAGTTTATTGTTCGATGAGTTTTCATCACATCCTTTCATGTTGCCTCCCTTAGAGGAACAACTCCGTATCTGCGATAAAGTAAATGAAATATTGAATGTTTGCGATACCCTCAAGTATAACCTCCATTCCGCCCAGCAAACCCAGCTCCATCTGGCGGACGCACTCACAGACGCAGCATTAAACTAA
- a CDS encoding nuclease — protein sequence MPLHHAIWRVGDAPQPLAISKLPSEQLLEKMILSDPTILSDQWMLIGHQENTLDKGRIDLLAIAPDASLILIELKRDRTPREVVAQALDYASWVDDLTADRLSQIYEKFSGGGNLGEAFKQRFNTELEEDSLNQSHQIIIVAAELDPSTERIVDYLSKNGISINVLFFKVFQHGDDQFLSRAWLLDPSETQTNAAQATAGTSAKTKDPWNGEFYVSFGDPLSRSWEEARRYGFISAGGGSWYSQTLKQLQPGDRVWVKIPATGYVGVGLVQSAVEPVSSFTVNTEDGEKPAMEVLKYRELYRRNADDPDKSEYFVPVKWLETRSEEDAVNEVGFFGNQNTVCKPTAPKWRHTIEKLKRYFRHWDADA from the coding sequence ATGCCGCTTCATCATGCAATCTGGCGGGTGGGGGATGCCCCACAGCCACTGGCTATCAGCAAGCTCCCCAGCGAACAACTGCTGGAGAAGATGATCTTAAGCGATCCGACCATCCTCTCCGACCAGTGGATGCTGATCGGCCATCAGGAAAATACCCTTGATAAGGGGCGTATCGATCTGCTGGCTATCGCGCCGGATGCCTCGTTGATTCTGATTGAGCTGAAGCGCGATCGCACACCGCGTGAGGTGGTGGCGCAGGCGTTGGACTATGCCTCCTGGGTGGATGATCTCACCGCCGATCGTCTGTCGCAGATTTACGAAAAATTCTCCGGCGGCGGCAATCTGGGGGAGGCGTTTAAGCAACGCTTTAACACTGAACTGGAAGAGGACTCCCTGAATCAGTCACACCAAATTATCATCGTGGCGGCAGAGCTGGATCCCTCGACCGAGCGTATCGTGGACTATCTCAGCAAAAATGGCATCTCGATTAACGTGCTGTTCTTTAAAGTGTTCCAGCACGGCGACGATCAGTTCTTAAGCCGCGCCTGGCTTCTCGATCCGAGCGAAACGCAAACCAATGCTGCACAAGCCACCGCAGGAACCAGCGCCAAAACCAAAGATCCCTGGAACGGGGAGTTCTATGTTTCATTTGGCGATCCGTTAAGCCGGAGCTGGGAAGAGGCGCGTCGCTACGGGTTTATCAGCGCCGGTGGCGGCAGTTGGTACAGCCAGACCTTAAAGCAGCTCCAGCCCGGCGACCGCGTGTGGGTAAAGATCCCGGCAACGGGCTATGTAGGCGTCGGTTTGGTCCAGAGCGCTGTAGAGCCCGTCAGCAGTTTTACGGTTAACACCGAAGACGGTGAAAAACCGGCGATGGAAGTGCTTAAGTATCGCGAGCTGTATCGCCGCAATGCCGATGATCCGGACAAATCAGAGTATTTTGTCCCGGTGAAATGGCTGGAAACCCGCAGTGAAGAAGATGCGGTCAATGAAGTGGGCTTTTTCGGTAATCAGAATACGGTATGTAAACCGACGGCGCCGAAGTGGCGCCATACCATTGAGAAGCTGAAACGCTATTTCCGCCACTGGGATGCGGACGCGTAA
- a CDS encoding LysR family transcriptional regulator: MAMIELRRLRAFVTVVEEGNITRAAERLFIQQPPLTRLLQGLEDELGVTLLQRLPRGVRVTEAGGVLFEEARALLARAERLREAVQRAARGEQGHIAIGFTSSAALHPFVPNLLRRYRDILPGITTQLEEAGSGELMEALLEQRLDAAFVRSPASGIPGLSVVPVLSEPMIVALPLGHRLAQETQQPLPLAELAHEAFILYRRPAGQGLYDAILAACHRAGFSPRIVQEAPRLPATLSLVGAGLGLSVVPGSMRRLGGDGIVYRTLAEEAQLSAPLYLALRRSPASPIVERFRQLVLETVGKS, translated from the coding sequence ATGGCTATGATCGAACTGCGTCGCCTGCGGGCGTTCGTCACCGTAGTGGAAGAAGGCAACATCACCCGCGCCGCCGAGCGGCTGTTTATCCAGCAGCCGCCGCTGACCCGCCTGCTGCAGGGGCTGGAAGATGAACTGGGCGTCACCTTGTTGCAGCGCCTGCCGCGCGGCGTGCGCGTTACCGAAGCGGGGGGCGTGCTGTTCGAAGAGGCCCGCGCCCTGCTGGCGCGCGCCGAACGCCTGCGCGAAGCGGTGCAGCGCGCCGCTCGCGGCGAGCAGGGGCACATCGCCATCGGCTTCACCAGCTCCGCCGCGCTGCACCCGTTCGTGCCCAACCTGCTGCGCCGCTACCGCGACATCCTGCCGGGCATCACCACCCAGCTGGAAGAAGCCGGCAGCGGCGAACTGATGGAGGCGTTGCTGGAACAGCGCCTCGACGCCGCCTTTGTGCGTTCGCCGGCCAGCGGCATTCCCGGCCTGAGCGTGGTGCCGGTGCTCAGCGAACCGATGATCGTCGCCCTGCCGCTGGGCCACCGGCTGGCGCAAGAAACGCAGCAGCCGCTGCCGCTGGCCGAACTGGCCCACGAGGCGTTTATTCTCTATCGCCGCCCGGCCGGCCAGGGGCTGTACGACGCCATCCTGGCCGCCTGCCACCGCGCCGGCTTCAGCCCGCGCATCGTGCAGGAAGCGCCGCGCCTGCCGGCCACCCTCAGCCTGGTCGGCGCCGGGCTGGGGCTGTCAGTGGTGCCCGGCTCAATGCGGCGGCTGGGCGGCGACGGTATCGTCTACCGCACCCTCGCCGAAGAGGCGCAGCTCAGCGCCCCGCTTTACCTGGCGCTGCGCCGCAGCCCGGCTTCGCCGATCGTCGAACGGTTTCGTCAGCTGGTGCTGGAGACCGTGGGGAAGAGCTGA
- a CDS encoding chromate transporter, with protein sequence MSDINTLKPHPAAAPGNAELFVGFLWLGLIGFGGVLPLARSMLVERRRWLSGEQFTELLGLCQFLPGGNVINLSVAVGMEFRGLRGALCALLGLISAPTAIVVGLGVVYARFQNDPHVQHVFAGLAAAAAGLLLSTGIKMLLPLRGKWPALAIVALALIAIAWLRLPLLPTMLVLAPLSILLMWRWPS encoded by the coding sequence ATGTCAGATATCAATACGTTAAAACCGCACCCGGCGGCAGCGCCGGGCAACGCGGAGCTGTTTGTGGGCTTTCTGTGGCTGGGGCTGATCGGCTTCGGCGGCGTGCTGCCGCTGGCGCGCAGCATGCTGGTGGAGCGCCGGCGCTGGCTGAGCGGCGAACAGTTTACCGAGCTGCTCGGGCTGTGCCAGTTTCTGCCCGGCGGCAACGTGATCAACCTGTCGGTGGCGGTGGGCATGGAGTTTCGCGGGCTGCGCGGCGCGCTGTGCGCCTTGCTGGGCCTCATCAGCGCGCCGACGGCGATCGTGGTGGGGTTGGGCGTGGTCTACGCCCGCTTCCAAAACGATCCGCATGTGCAGCATGTGTTCGCCGGGCTGGCCGCCGCCGCGGCCGGGCTGCTGCTCTCGACCGGGATCAAGATGCTGCTGCCGCTGCGCGGTAAATGGCCGGCGCTGGCGATCGTCGCGCTGGCCTTGATCGCCATCGCCTGGCTGCGCCTGCCGCTGCTGCCGACCATGCTGGTGCTGGCGCCGCTGAGCATTCTGCTGATGTGGCGGTGGCCGTCATGA
- a CDS encoding chromate transporter has translation MSGVLIALALIFTELSLLAFGGGMTILPEMQRQVVEVHQWMSAQEFSALFAMAQAAPGPNMMIVPLVGWHVAGWAGLLVSSVAKFGPSSIVTLLVMGAWRRFKDRPWRRIVQAGLVPLTVGLVAASGILIAEASAPSWRLAAIVALATGLSMSKRLHPLWVLAGGALLGLLFA, from the coding sequence ATGAGCGGGGTTCTGATTGCGTTGGCGCTGATCTTCACCGAGCTCTCTCTGCTGGCGTTTGGCGGCGGTATGACCATTCTGCCGGAGATGCAGCGGCAGGTGGTGGAGGTGCATCAATGGATGAGCGCCCAGGAGTTCAGCGCGCTGTTCGCCATGGCGCAGGCCGCGCCGGGGCCGAACATGATGATCGTGCCGTTGGTCGGTTGGCACGTCGCCGGCTGGGCGGGGCTGCTGGTTTCTTCGGTCGCCAAGTTCGGGCCGTCTTCCATCGTCACGCTGCTGGTGATGGGCGCCTGGCGGCGCTTTAAGGATCGCCCGTGGCGCCGCATCGTGCAGGCCGGGCTGGTGCCGCTGACCGTGGGGTTGGTGGCGGCCAGCGGTATCTTGATCGCCGAGGCTTCCGCACCCAGCTGGCGGCTGGCGGCGATCGTGGCGCTGGCGACGGGGCTGAGCATGAGCAAGCGCCTCCATCCGCTGTGGGTGCTGGCGGGCGGCGCGCTGCTCGGGCTGCTGTTCGCCTGA
- a CDS encoding AprI/Inh family metalloprotease inhibitor: MSVLCSSALGSSLPLLEPAALKGDWQLAAIGDGKTVCEVQLSDEAVANTNAFRFSASAQCLQPLALQTLPVAWRPTPDGMTLTDAEGSMVAFLALTAPKRYELIDRGGPSRFVLIPR; encoded by the coding sequence ATGAGCGTATTGTGCAGCAGTGCCCTGGGCAGTTCACTGCCGTTGCTGGAACCCGCCGCGCTGAAGGGCGACTGGCAGCTTGCCGCCATCGGCGACGGTAAAACCGTCTGCGAGGTGCAGCTGAGCGACGAAGCGGTGGCCAACACCAACGCCTTCCGCTTCAGCGCCTCCGCCCAGTGCCTGCAACCGCTGGCGCTGCAAACGTTGCCGGTCGCCTGGCGGCCGACGCCGGACGGCATGACGCTGACCGACGCCGAAGGCAGCATGGTGGCGTTTCTGGCCCTGACCGCGCCAAAGCGCTATGAGCTGATCGATCGCGGCGGCCCTTCGCGCTTTGTGCTGATCCCGCGCTAA